The Acinetobacter wuhouensis genome includes the window ATGTGTGGATGAAGCATATCGGACCAACATTGATCGAATCTGATGAATATTTGGCAGCGAAGTTATCTATTCCGCTTTCAACCATTTTAGATGATAAATAGCTGATTATTTGTCAATAAATAATACGATTCTCAAGTGCATGCTTCACTTGAGAATTTTGCATTTGAGAACCTTGCACTTGAGAATCATCACATAATACATTGAAAATAAGATCACTCAGAAATGTGCAATACTTTACGTTGAATCCATCCTTGTAAACTCACCACTAAAATTCCCAACATCACCAAAGCAGTACCAATCATAAAATTTACTTCAAGCTTTTCATCTAAGAAAATAATACCGAATGCGATCCCGAACAGCGGTGTGAGGAATGAAAATACCCCAAGATGATTAGCTAGATAGTTTCTCAATAACCAAAACCAAATCATCAAACTAGCAAAAGACATAATCAAAGTATGAAATACCAAACTTGAAAAGGTTAACATTGTCCAACGAATTTCAGTTTGCCCCAAAGCAAAAGCCATAGGCATGAGTAGAATAAAACCGCCCATCAACTGATAAAACAAAGTTTGTGTCGGATGCGCTTCGGCAAGTTTGGTTAAACGTAATGAAATGGTGGTGAGCGCCCACATGATCCCTGCAAGTAAAGCCATCGCATCGCCCAAAAGCACTTTGGAGAATTGCCCAGTTTGGCTATCTTTGCCCATAAAAGTAACGACAATCCCCACGAAGGCTATGAAGATTCCTGTCCATTGCAAAGCAGAAAGTCGTTCAGAGGCAAATTTCCAATTTAGCCCCAATGCGACAAAAATCGGTGCGGTATAGAGTAAAACTACGGTATGTGATGCAGAAGTAAAACGTAAAGCTTCTGCAACGAGAAAGAATTCGGCTGAGAATAAAAATGCCAACCACATCCCTGCCAGTAAATAATCTTTGGAGAATAAGCCGACACCTTGCGGAAGTCGAATCAATGGATAAACCATCAATGCAGAAAGCCCACATCGAATTGCGATTTGCATGATTGGTGCAATATCTACGGCTGCAAGCTTCAAAACCACTTGTTGCAAGCCCCAAATCATACACAGCATGATCATTAAACCTGATGCTTTGGCATCAAGAGCTTTACGCATATCCACGATATTTATCTCAACAGAACAATAACACCACTATAATCCTGTCGTTTTTATAAGATATACTCCAAGACA containing:
- a CDS encoding DMT family transporter, producing the protein MDMRKALDAKASGLMIMLCMIWGLQQVVLKLAAVDIAPIMQIAIRCGLSALMVYPLIRLPQGVGLFSKDYLLAGMWLAFLFSAEFFLVAEALRFTSASHTVVLLYTAPIFVALGLNWKFASERLSALQWTGIFIAFVGIVVTFMGKDSQTGQFSKVLLGDAMALLAGIMWALTTISLRLTKLAEAHPTQTLFYQLMGGFILLMPMAFALGQTEIRWTMLTFSSLVFHTLIMSFASLMIWFWLLRNYLANHLGVFSFLTPLFGIAFGIIFLDEKLEVNFMIGTALVMLGILVVSLQGWIQRKVLHISE